One window of Candidatus Nitrospira kreftii genomic DNA carries:
- a CDS encoding hypothetical protein (conserved protein of unknown function): protein MARPLATSSQQPASISAQTERELKLTVESNFHLPRLPGISLPRRLLISTYYDTAAYDLAHARITLRHRIERGKRAWQLKIPLGEDRQEVEVAGDQSDPPSTLRRLLVVPLAHRKLLPVVTLRVWRTGLLVRHGHVAIAEIALDTVSVIKNGRTIQQFRELEIEQRQGDETALRSLERQMREAGASDHDGRPKFFRALSLQAPTPAPQPNPNAPVVEHVTCALTWYLKWLLAHDPGTRLGTESESLHQMRVATRRLRAVLRTAHPILLSAWVASLDQELDWLSEVLGTARDLDVQIAYFMEESAGLDARDRKLLAAFISHLRSQRDAVQQMVLSELSSARYLDLVRRLQQAAHDPAVIESPLTVRQLARRPFKKLRKAIKGLRASPSDIALHKVRIKTKRARYAAELAHASVGKPAARFIKATRAIQDLLGIHQDALQAERHVRQFLKYSTNVRSGFVAGRMVERQRQRRKDVRKDMTSLFKTLLKRGKKVWG from the coding sequence ATGGCTCGACCCCTCGCAACTTCTTCTCAGCAACCTGCTTCAATCTCGGCTCAAACCGAACGTGAGCTCAAACTGACCGTCGAATCCAACTTCCACCTGCCTCGGCTACCCGGCATTTCACTGCCTCGACGGCTGCTGATCTCGACCTATTACGACACGGCCGCTTATGATTTGGCCCATGCACGAATTACCTTGCGTCATCGCATCGAGCGAGGAAAGCGCGCGTGGCAGCTTAAGATTCCATTGGGGGAGGATCGGCAGGAAGTTGAGGTAGCCGGTGACCAGTCCGATCCACCTTCCACATTGCGTAGATTACTGGTTGTTCCTCTTGCGCATCGGAAACTCTTACCCGTCGTGACACTGCGAGTCTGGCGGACCGGCCTGCTGGTTCGCCATGGCCACGTTGCAATCGCTGAGATCGCCCTCGACACGGTGTCGGTCATCAAAAACGGCCGGACCATTCAGCAGTTTCGCGAGCTCGAAATAGAACAACGACAGGGCGATGAGACTGCACTTCGTTCCCTTGAACGGCAGATGCGCGAAGCCGGCGCGTCCGACCATGACGGGCGGCCTAAGTTCTTTCGTGCCCTCTCGCTGCAAGCACCCACCCCGGCACCGCAACCTAACCCAAACGCGCCGGTAGTTGAGCATGTGACGTGCGCACTCACATGGTACCTTAAGTGGCTTCTCGCCCATGATCCCGGCACGAGACTCGGAACGGAGAGCGAGAGTCTGCATCAGATGCGCGTGGCAACAAGGCGCCTGCGGGCGGTGCTTCGTACGGCTCATCCCATCCTATTATCCGCATGGGTCGCCTCATTAGACCAGGAGCTCGATTGGTTGAGCGAGGTGTTGGGAACCGCCCGCGATCTGGATGTCCAGATTGCTTATTTTATGGAGGAATCTGCTGGATTGGATGCACGAGATCGCAAGTTGTTGGCTGCCTTCATCTCCCATCTTCGATCTCAACGGGATGCCGTGCAACAGATGGTTCTAAGTGAACTCTCCAGCGCCCGATACCTCGATCTCGTCAGGCGACTGCAACAAGCCGCACACGACCCTGCAGTCATCGAATCTCCCTTGACTGTGCGCCAGCTCGCCAGACGGCCATTCAAGAAATTGCGCAAAGCGATCAAGGGTCTGAGAGCCTCTCCCTCTGATATCGCGCTTCACAAAGTCAGGATCAAGACCAAACGCGCCCGCTATGCCGCCGAATTGGCTCACGCTTCGGTAGGGAAACCAGCCGCCCGTTTCATTAAGGCGACGCGAGCAATCCAAGATCTGTTAGGGATTCACCAGGATGCGCTTCAAGCCGAACGTCATGTCCGACAGTTCCTCAAATACTCGACCAACGTTCGCTCCGGATTTGTCGCGGGTCGCATGGTCGAACGCCAACGCCAACGGCGCAAAGACGTGCGCAAGGACATGACCTCCTTGTTCAAGACGTTGTTGAAACGGGGAAAGAAAGTCTGGGGATGA
- a CDS encoding Polyphosphate kinase 1 yields MDYSAESRDPVAEGSEGGDKSIHFLNREISWLRFNLRVLEEAEDKQHPLLERVKFLTIFATNLDEFFMIRLSGLRRQVAAGTGGTTPDGMTPSEQILAINRELSVQFGRYDSCWKQDVLPSLREAGIRILHYVDLKARERDAIQQYFQRDIFPVLTPLAFDPTHPFPHISSLSFNLAVLVKDPERGDCFARVKVPDVFPRLVPIPTDKDVALQQLGLGGVGKIQQFVWLEEVIAHNLDDLFPGLEVVASYPFRVTRDADVAIEEDEASDLIEAMEEQLDQRDFTSAVRLELDATTPEHIREILMRNLQLPPYLVYTGDNPIGMAGIRELYALERPDMKDPPFLPSVPSCLSKSNSLLATIREQDVLLYHPYDSFMPIVEFLREAANDPDVLAIKQTLYRVNPKSPIVDALMEARVNGKQVAVLVELKARFDEENNIEWARKLEDEGVHVVYGVRGLKTHAKVCLIVRREPDGIRRYVHLGTGNYNVVTSRIYTDLSYFTCDPAISHDVSDLFNSLTGYARKNSYSKLLVAPTMLRQQLLDRIERETSRHRQYGDGYIAFKMNALVDTQCIQALYHASQAGVRIDLQVRGICCLRPGLPGISETISVTSVVGRFLEHARIYHFRHGGENEVLIGSADLMPRNLDHRVEILVPVQHPRWREIIINDILTVGLRDNVQARRLIADGTYQRIHAAADEASVNSQQWLLDHWKSRS; encoded by the coding sequence ATGGATTATTCTGCTGAGTCGCGTGATCCAGTTGCCGAGGGCTCAGAGGGGGGAGATAAATCCATCCATTTCTTGAATCGTGAGATCAGCTGGCTGCGGTTTAATCTACGGGTCCTCGAAGAAGCTGAGGATAAACAGCATCCTCTCTTGGAGCGAGTAAAGTTTCTGACTATCTTCGCCACGAACCTGGATGAGTTCTTCATGATTCGACTGTCCGGTCTCCGTCGTCAAGTGGCGGCTGGGACAGGAGGAACGACGCCGGACGGCATGACACCATCTGAGCAAATATTGGCGATCAACCGAGAGCTGAGCGTCCAGTTTGGGCGATACGATAGCTGCTGGAAGCAGGACGTGTTACCAAGTTTGCGGGAAGCAGGTATCCGGATTCTCCATTATGTGGATTTGAAGGCGAGGGAGCGAGACGCGATTCAACAGTACTTTCAGCGCGACATCTTTCCAGTGCTGACTCCACTGGCATTTGATCCAACCCATCCCTTCCCGCATATCTCAAGCCTGAGTTTTAATCTTGCTGTGTTGGTAAAAGACCCTGAGCGTGGCGATTGTTTCGCACGGGTCAAAGTGCCGGATGTCTTTCCAAGACTGGTTCCCATTCCTACCGACAAAGATGTCGCTCTACAGCAGCTGGGACTGGGTGGGGTGGGAAAAATTCAACAATTTGTGTGGCTAGAGGAGGTCATCGCGCATAACTTGGACGACCTCTTCCCAGGCCTGGAAGTGGTCGCCTCCTATCCATTCCGTGTGACCAGAGATGCGGATGTGGCCATTGAGGAAGACGAAGCGTCTGATCTCATCGAGGCGATGGAGGAGCAGCTCGATCAACGAGATTTCACATCAGCCGTTCGATTGGAATTGGATGCCACGACACCGGAGCACATTCGGGAAATTCTGATGCGCAACCTTCAGTTACCACCGTACCTGGTCTACACGGGGGATAACCCAATCGGTATGGCAGGGATTCGCGAACTCTATGCGCTTGAACGTCCCGACATGAAGGATCCGCCGTTTTTGCCGTCTGTGCCGTCCTGCTTGAGCAAGTCGAACAGCCTCTTAGCTACCATCCGAGAACAGGATGTCCTCTTATATCATCCCTACGACAGTTTCATGCCGATCGTGGAATTTCTACGGGAGGCCGCAAACGATCCGGATGTACTCGCGATTAAGCAGACCCTCTATCGCGTCAACCCGAAATCACCTATTGTTGATGCGCTCATGGAGGCACGCGTCAACGGGAAGCAAGTTGCGGTCTTGGTTGAGCTCAAAGCGCGATTCGACGAGGAAAATAATATTGAATGGGCCCGGAAGCTTGAAGATGAAGGTGTGCATGTTGTGTACGGTGTACGCGGCCTCAAGACGCATGCGAAGGTGTGTCTCATCGTCCGGCGGGAACCCGATGGGATCCGCCGCTATGTTCATCTCGGCACCGGAAACTATAACGTGGTCACCAGTCGTATCTATACCGATTTGAGCTATTTCACGTGCGATCCCGCCATTAGCCATGATGTGTCCGATCTATTCAACTCCTTGACCGGGTACGCTCGCAAGAATTCCTATTCCAAGCTCCTCGTCGCACCGACGATGCTGAGGCAACAACTGCTTGATCGGATTGAACGCGAGACGAGCCGGCATCGCCAGTACGGTGACGGATATATCGCATTCAAGATGAATGCGTTGGTCGATACACAGTGTATTCAGGCGCTCTACCACGCATCGCAAGCAGGAGTCAGGATTGATCTTCAGGTGCGAGGCATTTGTTGTCTGCGACCAGGCCTCCCCGGGATCAGCGAAACCATCTCTGTCACCTCGGTAGTCGGGCGTTTTCTCGAACACGCGCGGATCTACCATTTTCGTCACGGTGGAGAAAACGAGGTGTTGATCGGGAGCGCTGATCTCATGCCCCGCAATCTGGATCACCGAGTGGAAATTCTTGTCCCCGTGCAACATCCTCGCTGGCGCGAGATCATCATCAATGACATTCTCACGGTCGGGCTACGCGACAATGTGCAGGCCAGACGATTGATTGCCGATGGGACGTATCAACGAATCCATGCCGCAGCTGATGAAGCCTCCGTGAATTCTCAGCAATGGCTTTTGGATCACTGGAAATCCAGATCGTAG
- a CDS encoding hypothetical protein (conserved protein of unknown function), with translation MDIHKYCLSPASCIGWLLLCTLVMAGCPSKTIQYPEEHDRLLRLDQALESLRSAYQRKDRSAFHSLLLPQDQMEELQRQAEMDFETFHAITLEFKIERVVIEKDDIDVFVNWQGNWKKDANDAGMRQRGHARLQWAGAASILLRGVEGDLPFGMKTKQLLSETPPPQTPLQ, from the coding sequence ATGGATATTCACAAATACTGCCTTTCGCCGGCGTCCTGCATAGGGTGGCTTCTGTTGTGTACTCTTGTGATGGCCGGGTGTCCTTCCAAGACCATCCAGTATCCTGAGGAGCACGATCGTCTTCTTCGCCTTGATCAGGCGTTGGAATCCTTACGGAGCGCGTATCAACGAAAAGATCGATCCGCATTCCATTCTCTGCTGTTACCGCAGGATCAGATGGAGGAACTTCAACGACAGGCTGAGATGGATTTTGAAACGTTTCATGCCATCACTCTTGAGTTCAAGATCGAGCGAGTCGTGATCGAAAAGGATGACATCGATGTGTTTGTCAATTGGCAAGGGAACTGGAAGAAGGATGCCAATGATGCTGGTATGCGGCAGCGTGGCCACGCGCGGTTGCAATGGGCAGGGGCAGCTTCGATCCTTCTGCGAGGAGTCGAGGGTGACTTGCCGTTTGGAATGAAGACGAAGCAGCTGTTATCCGAGACTCCTCCACCGCAAACGCCGCTACAATAG
- a CDS encoding AURKAIP1/COX24 domain-containing protein yields the protein MSSVLKKRRKKMRKHKYKKLRQRQKFLRRKS from the coding sequence ATGTCAAGCGTTCTGAAGAAGCGCCGAAAGAAAATGCGCAAGCATAAATACAAGAAGCTGCGCCAGCGACAGAAGTTTCTTCGCCGAAAAAGCTAA
- a CDS encoding hypothetical protein (conserved protein of unknown function), whose translation MQFQPFQPAQQWQEFGQPGLHETQSPAQQLLGSPLPHPHPSMALHRQVLVGNLFKHAKEIQRIDHGYSLRFYRSNDLEELIGTIAEYVIFECLNAPHLSFSIAEEPQAKAFWLQVRGLEREERDATSVVSRPTIQDMELSDAWTLAQP comes from the coding sequence ATGCAGTTTCAACCATTCCAACCAGCACAGCAGTGGCAGGAGTTCGGGCAGCCTGGCCTTCACGAAACTCAATCCCCTGCACAGCAATTGTTGGGTTCGCCGCTGCCCCATCCCCATCCTTCAATGGCCTTACACCGGCAGGTTCTCGTCGGCAACCTATTCAAGCATGCGAAAGAGATCCAACGCATCGACCATGGCTATTCCTTGCGGTTTTACCGGTCGAACGATCTGGAGGAACTAATCGGAACAATTGCGGAGTATGTCATCTTCGAATGTCTGAATGCTCCGCATCTTTCGTTTTCGATCGCTGAAGAACCTCAGGCGAAGGCCTTTTGGCTGCAGGTGCGGGGCCTGGAACGGGAAGAGCGCGATGCGACATCAGTTGTATCGCGACCGACCATTCAGGATATGGAATTGTCTGATGCCTGGACGCTAGCACAACCCTGA
- a CDS encoding Alkaline phosphatase synthesis transcriptional regulatory protein PhoP, with product MPIQVELNAEESLMTSQRPKKILIVEDEREIAQLIKHYLEKEGYHSCIADTGIEAQNIVSSEHPDLVILDLMLPQLDGLEVCKTLRRKPETALLPIIMLTAKNDESDTVVGLELGADDYMTKPFSPRTLVARIKALLRRVDRVTDYQPTSLAYGPLQMDLTKHEVTATGQEVLLTAKEFGLLKHLLRHPGRVLTREVLLNEVWGYDYYGTTRTVDVHVRRLKVKIPFLNETIASIKSLGYKLVDQPPVQ from the coding sequence ATGCCCATACAGGTAGAACTCAACGCGGAGGAGAGTCTCATGACTTCACAACGGCCCAAGAAAATCCTCATCGTGGAAGACGAACGAGAGATTGCGCAGTTGATCAAGCACTACCTCGAGAAGGAAGGATATCATTCGTGCATCGCAGACACCGGCATTGAGGCACAAAACATCGTGTCGTCGGAACATCCCGATCTCGTGATTCTGGATCTCATGTTGCCGCAGTTGGATGGGTTGGAAGTGTGTAAGACCTTGCGGCGCAAGCCAGAGACCGCGCTGCTCCCCATCATCATGCTGACAGCAAAAAATGACGAGTCCGATACCGTCGTCGGGCTTGAACTCGGCGCTGATGATTATATGACGAAGCCTTTCAGCCCCAGGACGTTAGTGGCCCGGATAAAAGCTCTCCTGCGTCGTGTCGATCGAGTAACCGATTATCAACCCACATCCTTGGCCTATGGTCCGCTTCAGATGGATCTGACCAAACACGAAGTCACGGCCACTGGGCAAGAAGTGCTTCTCACAGCCAAAGAGTTCGGACTACTGAAGCATTTGTTGCGCCATCCTGGGCGGGTGCTGACACGAGAAGTGCTCCTCAATGAAGTATGGGGATACGACTACTACGGGACGACGCGAACCGTCGATGTCCATGTCCGACGCTTGAAAGTGAAGATTCCATTCCTCAACGAGACCATCGCGTCCATCAAATCTCTCGGGTACAAACTGGTTGACCAGCCACCAGTGCAGTAG
- a CDS encoding hypothetical protein (conserved protein of unknown function): MLKLIVHRLVRVANYGSSSVHLLGRFMNTFGTLLSPVRLCFIAYSALIWLLSQGVTGAELQSEVTLWLESGQAVATSQLSGRRDLPLGAQEVVISSGTNGINGIVVTSRRLLGFSSRALTWSKKDLDVNEKVLERKIFPSFSLIRTDRHLYGFRGVNGLWLEEPLGVREKVTRFHSNDYGAVFITNERLVGFTPLLGGFASKPLDVHEHILGVDNENGLIVVSSNQRTLVFGTRLSGWEEFE; encoded by the coding sequence ATGCTGAAACTCATCGTTCACCGATTGGTTAGAGTGGCCAACTACGGGTCCTCGTCAGTCCATTTATTGGGTCGATTCATGAATACATTCGGAACTCTTCTATCCCCAGTTCGGCTATGCTTCATCGCCTATTCAGCCTTGATCTGGCTCCTTTCGCAAGGTGTCACAGGAGCAGAGCTCCAATCTGAAGTGACGCTATGGCTGGAGTCTGGTCAAGCCGTTGCGACCAGTCAACTGAGTGGCCGGAGGGACCTGCCCTTGGGAGCTCAAGAGGTGGTCATCAGTTCCGGCACGAATGGGATTAATGGCATCGTTGTAACGTCTCGTCGGCTCTTAGGGTTTTCAAGCCGGGCTCTAACCTGGAGCAAGAAAGACCTGGACGTGAATGAAAAGGTCCTCGAGCGGAAGATCTTCCCAAGCTTCAGTCTCATCAGAACGGATCGCCATCTGTACGGATTTCGAGGCGTCAATGGGTTGTGGCTTGAGGAACCGTTGGGGGTGCGGGAAAAAGTCACTCGCTTTCACAGCAATGACTATGGGGCCGTCTTTATTACGAATGAGCGATTGGTGGGGTTCACACCACTTCTCGGCGGTTTCGCCTCGAAGCCGTTAGATGTCCATGAGCACATCCTGGGAGTGGATAACGAAAACGGCCTTATCGTGGTTTCGAGCAATCAGCGCACCTTGGTCTTCGGCACTCGCTTAAGTGGGTGGGAGGAATTTGAGTGA
- a CDS encoding hypothetical protein (conserved protein of unknown function), which produces MEQSTLSQSSDVHEAVAPDRGLTVRHFRQIVLWPLQLMPIHDDMPIQNHCDFIQTQRFDNLWQEVEDEFTGDPSLFQERHYSEFITFLPSVQRFLYGEGTGRGAGVNQESPIRVFRRTDVARVRLTYPDPRGAPVVFEVAHIDLYFFYDIDIVILAMEIFADDLPLARAEETMLRFARGYPTYWESDGHGGHCLKKAEWLAKDGTVLSCSDYEHKEKYLSFVCQYRAPCIASHWEFLLTPLVHHHSGKAGLVRYRQIESHLLPLMAYLTMDNPAVLTRGDFIRLGLAAPSDPSDSLPYSEGHLRGFENRYFYDRYWTEKERERPGTRFICSGRVFTEVSDCRDRFLTTRKTGLEQFRHEYFVLFLIAHFHKAAMLMLSDRLVDALNRLEPGNLESVRHFRHVIRQILGVFLRFTHRYWFQDVSEHTQVKELFRMTNRHLGTAQLYTEVREAIEDMSQYLDSDVLRRQGETMVRLTVVTTVGLIGMATTGFLGMNLIAEADGPFIRKLLIFLSVLITTTAVTIYTVLKSRRLSAFLEKVSDERALLRAKCAAFIDVWKTKHARLR; this is translated from the coding sequence ATGGAACAATCCACATTATCCCAATCGAGTGACGTACACGAGGCGGTTGCTCCCGACCGTGGCCTCACGGTAAGGCATTTCCGACAGATTGTGTTGTGGCCGCTCCAATTGATGCCGATTCACGACGATATGCCGATTCAGAATCACTGTGACTTTATTCAGACGCAGCGCTTCGACAATCTCTGGCAGGAAGTGGAAGATGAGTTTACCGGAGACCCATCTCTGTTTCAGGAACGACATTACAGCGAATTCATCACCTTCCTCCCCTCCGTCCAGCGCTTTCTTTACGGCGAGGGCACCGGTCGAGGAGCCGGTGTCAACCAGGAATCGCCCATTCGCGTGTTCCGCCGCACCGATGTCGCACGGGTGCGGCTGACCTACCCCGATCCCAGGGGTGCACCGGTCGTCTTTGAGGTGGCGCATATCGATCTGTATTTTTTCTACGACATTGACATTGTGATTCTGGCCATGGAGATCTTTGCCGATGATCTCCCTCTGGCTCGCGCCGAGGAGACCATGCTTCGTTTTGCCCGAGGGTATCCCACGTACTGGGAATCCGATGGGCATGGTGGTCATTGTCTGAAAAAGGCGGAATGGCTCGCTAAGGACGGTACGGTGTTATCGTGTTCCGACTACGAACACAAGGAGAAATACTTGTCCTTTGTTTGCCAGTACCGGGCACCATGTATCGCCTCTCATTGGGAATTTTTGCTCACGCCGTTGGTACATCACCATTCGGGGAAGGCCGGTCTCGTCCGCTACCGGCAGATCGAATCGCATCTCTTGCCGTTGATGGCTTACCTGACGATGGATAATCCGGCTGTGCTGACCCGGGGAGACTTCATACGGCTCGGGTTGGCTGCCCCGTCTGATCCATCAGATTCTCTCCCCTACTCTGAAGGGCACCTGCGTGGCTTTGAAAATCGCTACTTCTACGATCGCTACTGGACCGAAAAGGAACGGGAACGTCCCGGAACCCGCTTCATCTGCAGCGGGCGAGTGTTCACGGAAGTCAGCGACTGTCGTGACCGGTTCTTAACCACTAGAAAAACGGGTCTCGAGCAGTTCAGGCATGAGTATTTTGTCCTTTTCCTGATCGCACATTTTCATAAGGCCGCCATGCTCATGTTGTCGGATCGCCTCGTGGATGCCCTCAATCGGTTGGAACCAGGGAATCTGGAATCGGTCAGGCATTTCCGACACGTCATCAGGCAGATCCTCGGCGTGTTCCTGCGTTTCACCCATCGATATTGGTTCCAGGATGTCTCAGAGCATACTCAGGTGAAGGAGCTATTTCGCATGACGAATCGGCACCTTGGAACGGCCCAGCTCTACACAGAGGTTCGGGAGGCGATTGAAGATATGAGTCAGTATCTGGACAGCGATGTCTTGCGTCGGCAGGGAGAGACCATGGTGCGTTTGACCGTCGTGACCACGGTTGGTTTGATTGGTATGGCCACGACCGGATTTCTAGGTATGAACCTGATCGCAGAGGCCGATGGTCCGTTCATCAGGAAGCTGCTCATTTTTCTGTCCGTTCTGATCACAACGACGGCTGTGACCATTTACACGGTTCTGAAGTCCAGGCGCCTGTCAGCATTTCTGGAGAAGGTATCCGACGAGCGTGCCTTGCTGAGAGCTAAATGTGCGGCTTTTATTGATGTGTGGAAAACCAAACATGCCCGCCTACGTTGA
- a CDS encoding hypothetical protein (conserved protein of unknown function) → MAEGKKVRIRVRTVNCTYVGDFLVPPMRNRVSDAINEEARLFISLTDVLIDDKDRSDFVAINKNLIESIAQL, encoded by the coding sequence GTGGCCGAGGGCAAGAAAGTCCGCATCCGTGTACGGACGGTCAATTGCACCTATGTCGGAGACTTCCTGGTCCCTCCGATGCGGAATCGTGTCTCCGACGCCATCAACGAAGAAGCACGCCTCTTTATCAGTCTGACCGACGTCCTCATCGACGACAAAGATCGGTCGGATTTCGTCGCAATTAATAAGAACTTGATTGAGTCGATTGCTCAACTCTAA
- a CDS encoding hypothetical protein (conserved protein of unknown function), with amino-acid sequence MVTVGNLMQKEMVTVDVGTSVVEAAKLMRACNVESVFVTRQAQIIGIVTESDIVKKFVGAEKAAYFVPIEEIMSSPIPGIEERRPLTEAADLMDRHRTLHLGVTKGGALVGLVSVRDFLRPVSIDEF; translated from the coding sequence ATGGTAACAGTCGGCAATTTGATGCAGAAAGAAATGGTGACGGTGGACGTCGGCACCTCGGTCGTCGAGGCGGCGAAGTTGATGCGAGCCTGCAATGTGGAGAGCGTGTTCGTTACGCGTCAAGCCCAGATCATCGGCATCGTGACCGAATCAGATATCGTCAAGAAGTTTGTCGGAGCGGAGAAAGCCGCGTACTTCGTGCCGATTGAAGAGATCATGAGCAGCCCGATCCCAGGCATCGAAGAGCGGCGGCCATTGACGGAAGCTGCAGACCTCATGGATAGGCATCGTACGCTCCACCTCGGTGTGACCAAAGGGGGTGCGCTCGTCGGTCTGGTGTCGGTCCGTGATTTTCTCCGACCGGTCTCTATCGATGAATTCTAG
- a CDS encoding Lipid A export ATP-binding/permease protein MsbA produces MLIFKRFLPYVRPYLWRLMLAGLLVSGVAAINLALVRLAGTLWDIVTVQHDAEHMTRLIGMFLGLVVLQGLCSMGHSYLTAWVSQNVIADFRKHLFAHLQTLTISFFSRRRTGELLSRLMSDVTVIQSLVTETPIDTVKQLVTFVGGITFLLLMNWQLCLLILILLPLLVVVSKLFGRRLKSLSTSIQDHTATLSTLAEEVISGIRIVKSFVQAPRETERFAAQVDQTLGLTLSRAGIMAVFIPVISLMTFSSATAVLWYGGRQVIDGTVTPGDLFAFVLFAGILIGPFSAAARVFTQIKEAQGATQRVFEILDAQPDIHDRPDTQALVTVEGHVRMENVTFGYDPRRPVLSNLSFEAKPGELVALVGPTGAGKTTVINLLHRFYDPIAGRLTIDERDFRDVKLESWYRQIALVPQETILFGGTILDNIRYGKMDADEATVWEASKAAHAHDFITTLPDGYQTVVGEKGVNLSGGQRQRIAIARAILKDPRILLLDEATSSLDTDSERLVQEALQRLMEGRTTFVVAHRLSTIQRADRILVLDKGQLVEEGTHVQLLERQGLYHYLYTIRLNEPTA; encoded by the coding sequence ATGTTGATCTTCAAGCGATTCCTTCCATATGTACGACCGTACCTGTGGCGCCTGATGCTTGCGGGCCTCCTGGTGTCAGGAGTGGCAGCCATCAATCTTGCGTTAGTCAGACTGGCCGGCACCCTCTGGGATATTGTGACGGTCCAGCATGATGCCGAACACATGACCCGGTTGATCGGTATGTTCTTGGGGCTCGTCGTTCTCCAAGGACTATGCTCCATGGGTCACAGTTATCTGACAGCCTGGGTTTCTCAGAACGTCATCGCCGATTTCCGCAAACATCTCTTCGCCCACCTGCAAACGTTGACGATCAGTTTTTTTTCTCGCCGACGCACGGGCGAATTGCTGTCCCGATTGATGTCCGATGTGACGGTCATTCAATCTCTCGTCACAGAAACCCCCATTGACACAGTGAAGCAACTGGTGACATTCGTGGGAGGCATTACGTTCCTGCTCCTTATGAATTGGCAACTCTGTCTCCTTATCCTGATTCTGCTTCCATTACTGGTTGTGGTCTCAAAGCTGTTTGGACGTAGGTTGAAATCGCTTTCAACGTCGATTCAAGACCATACCGCCACGCTCAGTACGCTGGCAGAAGAGGTGATTTCTGGTATTCGCATCGTCAAATCGTTCGTCCAGGCACCACGTGAAACAGAACGATTCGCCGCTCAGGTCGATCAGACTCTCGGTCTCACACTCAGCCGAGCAGGTATCATGGCCGTCTTTATCCCAGTGATCAGCCTCATGACATTTTCGTCGGCGACCGCCGTACTGTGGTACGGAGGCCGGCAGGTGATCGACGGCACCGTGACGCCGGGCGATCTATTCGCGTTCGTCTTGTTCGCGGGCATTTTGATCGGCCCCTTCAGCGCAGCCGCGCGCGTCTTTACGCAGATCAAGGAGGCCCAAGGAGCTACGCAACGTGTCTTCGAGATACTTGATGCGCAGCCGGACATTCACGATCGACCAGATACACAGGCACTAGTTACAGTCGAGGGTCATGTGCGGATGGAGAACGTCACGTTTGGCTATGATCCTCGCCGCCCGGTATTGTCCAACCTCTCCTTTGAAGCCAAGCCCGGCGAACTCGTTGCGTTGGTCGGACCAACGGGCGCCGGCAAAACTACGGTGATCAATCTTCTGCACCGGTTCTATGATCCAATAGCGGGTCGCCTCACCATTGACGAAAGAGACTTCCGAGACGTGAAGCTTGAGAGTTGGTACCGACAGATCGCGCTGGTCCCGCAGGAAACTATCCTGTTCGGAGGCACAATCCTCGATAATATTCGTTACGGAAAGATGGACGCGGACGAAGCGACTGTATGGGAAGCCAGTAAAGCCGCTCATGCGCACGACTTCATCACAACCTTACCAGACGGGTACCAGACCGTGGTCGGTGAAAAAGGAGTCAACTTGTCCGGTGGACAGCGTCAACGAATCGCGATCGCTCGAGCGATCCTGAAAGATCCTCGCATTCTATTACTCGACGAAGCGACATCATCGCTCGATACCGATTCAGAGCGCCTGGTCCAAGAAGCACTCCAACGTCTCATGGAAGGACGGACCACCTTCGTTGTCGCCCACCGACTGTCGACGATTCAGCGTGCCGACCGCATTTTGGTTCTCGACAAAGGACAACTTGTTGAGGAAGGCACCCACGTGCAATTGCTGGAGCGGCAGGGTCTGTACCATTACCTTTATACCATCCGTCTAAACGAACCGACTGCCTGA